From the genome of Drosophila gunungcola strain Sukarami chromosome 3L unlocalized genomic scaffold, Dgunungcola_SK_2 000005F, whole genome shotgun sequence:
TCGGCTCCGCAGTACAGTGCAGATATCCGAGCGGCTGCTGCACTGCATCCGCAGCCAAGGGGTTCCACCTCCGGCTCGGGATCGGCCAAAACCTGTGAACTGGACTTGGGAGAGGAACGAGATACCTTCTCGCCAGTGACCAGTCCGGGTTGCAACGGAGCAACTGCTGCCGTGGTGCTGCCCTCTTCTTCGACCGCCTCGGTAGACAACAAGATTTACGAGGGAGGAAGCAAGCCAGTGAAGCCACCCTCCAAGGAGGAGAAACAACGCCAGAACGAAGAGATTGTGTGCATGGAGACCTCGACGGTGTCCACAGAAACTGGTTCCTGGGAATCCATGTATCCAGCAGCGACAACCATTGCTCCGCCTGAGCCCGAGGAAATGGAGGAAACCACATCGGTTTTCAAGGGCATCAGTGCCAGCTCCTTGCTGCGGGATCTAGAGAAGCGGGATCAACCGTTGTCCACCTCGGGCACCAGTGCCTGCTTTATAGATGCCTCGTCGTTGAGGGATGAGGATGAGGTGCTGTCCTTTCCCAGCCTAGATGGTCATGGTCAGGAGGAGGAGGTTAATACCGGAGAAGATGAGGCCGCACCCTCGCCCACAGAGCAGCTGGAGCAGTTTCACAAGTCCTTTGCCAGGTGCAAAGGCGTGAGATCATCATCTCAAGTGAGGGAACCAGAGCAGGATCAAGAGGATCCCGGGGATGAGGAGCCGGTGGAGGAGCGACCTGCTTCCATGTCCGTGCCCTATAGCTTCCAGCACAATGCTCAGCACTTTAGTGTGCATCCCTTGGGCAGCAGTCCCAAGTTTACTCACCACCAGCTGCAGCACAACAGCCACAGCAGTCAGCAACATCATCCGGATCTCAGCTACACCACGGACTACTCCTCCAGCAGTCCGGCTCCGAGCTTAGTGTGGTCAGAGCAGGGTAGAAACAACCACCAGGTGGTCTCCGCTTCCACGCCCCACAACTCGATGGTGCACATTGAACCCGCGTCGGCCGGAAGCAACAATTCCTCCATACACAGGGATTACACGCTATCTTCTTCTCTATCGCATCACAGGGATTCGGGTGCGTACTGTAGTGATGCCACTGATTCACCACTACCCCTGCCTCGCACTCCAAAGCGGAGTTCCAAGTTCGATGAGGCCAATCCCATTGTTTCGGGCGGTGCATCCATTGAGGATTTCCGAGAGAAACAATGCGAGAGTCCCAGCATCAAAAGACGCACAGACACATGCCCCATTGTCTCGGGCGGATTCGTGTCGCTGGACTTTGCGCCCACTCGCCCGCTGGCGGATGAGGATGACGAGGAGAACCTGACCGAAGATGCAGAGATTGCGGGGGTGGAAATGCGAGTCAAGACGGGAGTGCAAAGGAAACCGGTTCCCGGCATTGCCTCCTGGGTGGTGGACATGAGTGACTGCCGGCCGGAGCGGAGGAggagcaccagcagcaccacctCCAGTTTCCGAGAGCGCTCCGATTCCAACAGTTCGCACAAGAGCGGCTGCGGCTTCTACGTTTCGCTGGATGACATGGACAGAAAGCCACAGGAGCCGGCACAAAAACCACCAGTAACTGCTCCCCTGTCGCAGCTAAGCAAATCCTACACGGCACCCAAGTCGGCAGGATTCTTTGTGGATCTTTCGCAGAGTGGCAAAGATGAAGAGCAGGCGCCGAAGGATGAGCAGTTTGTGGAAGCCAAGGAGGAACCGAAGCCAGAGGCCAAGAATATATTCAGTAtgtttattgattttggtGAGCAAAAGACACCGCGTTGCAATGGCAGAAAGGAACCTTTGAGTCTGGCCCAGAGGTTGTCTAGCTCGCTGAGCTCCTCCTCGGCTTCCAGGAGGGGAGCAGACTCGGAGGTGATGAAATCCAGTGCCAGTTCCACGGAGACCCTGATGGCCAAGAGTGCCAACCAAAAGGAAATGCCAGCCACTGGAGAGAGTAGATCCCTTGACTACAGATGCAATCTGGAGCCTCCGTTAACGGTTGCTGCACTGCGTCGTCTGTCGCAGCAGCACCGCCAGCAGAGCGATCCCGCCAAGCGTCACAGCTGGGGCAGCAATGGTCAGCCGGAGCAAACATCCGGATCGGGTTCGGGCAACGATTGCAAGCGTTCCATCAGCCTGACTGCCAATGGGGCAGCGGATTCGGGAGCGGGTCTAATGAGCATCATTGACAAACTACCCATTATATCCAAGGCATCCTCGCTATCGATAGATAGCTCCGTCTCGCCCTACGATGATTTCAGTGGCTCTAATCCTGGCCTCAGCAGCTGttcggaggaggagcagccggGTCAAGTGCAGGGAAGGATTAAGAAGCGACGAAGGGATGCACAATTAAATGAGACCTATGACAAGTCCAGTTTGGCCTCTGTAACAGAGGGTATTCTCTCGAAGGACTTGTCGCCCGCTTCCAACACGGACACCGATGATCTCACCTTCCAGCAGGACGAACAGCTGGCCAAGGAGCAGGCGGAATCGGTGATACCAGTGCCGCTCCAGCTGAGCAGCAGCTCCAATCGCACCAGCAGCGTCATGGAGACCATTATTGAGGCGAAGGAGACGGCCTCGCCCAAAAAGCAGGTTACCCTCAACAATGGCCATACCATGGAGTCCCTGCATGCCACCATCGAGAAGCAGAAGCAACTGCTGGAGACGGTCAACGAGCATGGCGAGCAGACGGCCCCGCCGCCACCCAGCCAGATCCCCTCGAGCTTTGTGAAGCTCTCAGACATGGACAAGCCCGTGAAGCACGATCTGCAGTCGCCGGATTCGATGAGCAAGAGTGTGGGCAATAACCACAGGAGCTCACAGCTGGGCCAGCGCCTCTACAGGGATGAGAATCGGGCACGTCCGCATTCCTGGGCCATGACCAGATCCACAGGCAATACACTGCAGAACTTCACCAACTCAGTGGACAATATAAGGAGTCTCTCGCGGCTGTTTCCAAACTTCTCAAAAGAGTTCTCCAACTCGCTGCCCAATGGCATGACCCTGGAGCAGGTTCAGGGTCAGGGTCAGCAGGTTGACTACATCCAAACAGATCTCAGCGCGGACTCGAGTCTGGCCTCCAGCTTCAGCAGATCGGGCATGGATGAATCCTCGCTGAGCTGCAGGCAGCCCAGACGTTTGGGTGAGGATCTGCTCAAGATGTTCCTGCAGGAGATTGCCACGGATATGCTGGTGGAGGTGCACGGTCGACGCATCCGCGCCCACAAGTGCATCCTGCGCTCGCGTTGTCAGTACTTTGCTGCCATGCTGGCTGGACACGGTTCGCAGAGTGTGGTCTCCCTGCAGGGCTACTCGTACGCAGCCGTTCACTTTGCCCTTTGCCACATCTATTCGGGTGCCTCGCATCCGCCGGATGGCATCAGTCTGATGGAGCTGGCCGCCCTGGCGGATCTGTTGGGACTGGAGGGTCTCAAGGAGGTCACCTCGCATGCCCTCAAGACGAACTACTGCCACAACTTCCACAAGCCCTGCTCCGGCTGCACCGATGGCATCCTGCAGGTGCTGCCCGTGGCCTTAAACCATGCCCTGGATGATCTGTACAGGAAGTGCCTGCGCTGGACGTGTCGCCACTACCTGAAGGTGTGGCCAACCAGGCAGTTTGCCCAACTACCGCCGGATATCCTCGGACGATGCCGCCAGCAGATTGTCGCTTACTTGGTGAGTAATTGGAGGGGAATAATCTGTTTAAATATatcagatttttttatttgtttttgctctAAATGACTTTTTTATATCATTAAGTATATATTCCTTCAAAATCGGTTAGCAATATTACCCATAGCTGCCATATATTTGTCTTACTGACCATACTGTTCTAAACTGATAATTCGCAGTGTAAAAGCTAAAATCTTACTCGTATTTCTTTATAAgtacacatttttaaacataattcaaaatattgcTAATCGGACAACCTAATATTATAGTTGCGATAGGGTAAGATATGTAATTTGGTTGATTTAGGAGAATTATGCGTAtattagctgttttttttgCCTAACAATGGTTTTATATCATTTTGGGTCTATTTACAGAATAAGTATATAACTTTGGCTTGCTGAAGTTagcttttgggttttttttgtgtatataaCTGATTGATTTTTCCTTTGCTCTTAGACTTCGGAGACGGTGCTGGACACGGTGCTCGACTGCGACCATCTGCTGGCCCAATTGTCGGCCTATCGCTGGGGCCACGTCTGCGAGCAGCTGGTGCGCGAGATCTTGGAGGCAGCGTACGCCTATGTGGGTGACCACTTTGCCAGCTTGATTGCCAGTGATGCCTTCCTGTCGCTGGGTCACGATCGCAGCCGGCACATTCCGCGACTGGAGACGCTACTCCTGCACACAGCCGCCGAGCTGACTCCAGAGCAGGCTTGTAGGAGCTATCAGCGGGTAACCCGTTTAAATACCGTGCTGCAGGCAAAGGTCATCCAAATGCCGGCCAGTTTGGGCCAGTCGGAGCTGGCACGGGAACTGCAGGGTCTGCAGGAGGAGCAACTGGACTGGCAACCGGAGTACATTCGACTGGTGGGCGCCCTAGTCTATGCCGTAGA
Proteins encoded in this window:
- the LOC128259231 gene encoding uncharacterized protein LOC128259231, yielding MDASPLSPEQAPILATGRSLDQQVDASSPNHHSNYSNLTNSNSSSSGSSASTPSACSSSSSSSSAPQYSADIRAAAALHPQPRGSTSGSGSAKTCELDLGEERDTFSPVTSPGCNGATAAVVLPSSSTASVDNKIYEGGSKPVKPPSKEEKQRQNEEIVCMETSTVSTETGSWESMYPAATTIAPPEPEEMEETTSVFKGISASSLLRDLEKRDQPLSTSGTSACFIDASSLRDEDEVLSFPSLDGHGQEEEVNTGEDEAAPSPTEQLEQFHKSFARCKGVRSSSQVREPEQDQEDPGDEEPVEERPASMSVPYSFQHNAQHFSVHPLGSSPKFTHHQLQHNSHSSQQHHPDLSYTTDYSSSSPAPSLVWSEQGRNNHQVVSASTPHNSMVHIEPASAGSNNSSIHRDYTLSSSLSHHRDSGAYCSDATDSPLPLPRTPKRSSKFDEANPIVSGGASIEDFREKQCESPSIKRRTDTCPIVSGGFVSLDFAPTRPLADEDDEENLTEDAEIAGVEMRVKTGVQRKPVPGIASWVVDMSDCRPERRRSTSSTTSSFRERSDSNSSHKSGCGFYVSLDDMDRKPQEPAQKPPVTAPLSQLSKSYTAPKSAGFFVDLSQSGKDEEQAPKDEQFVEAKEEPKPEAKNIFSMFIDFGEQKTPRCNGRKEPLSLAQRLSSSLSSSSASRRGADSEVMKSSASSTETLMAKSANQKEMPATGESRSLDYRCNLEPPLTVAALRRLSQQHRQQSDPAKRHSWGSNGQPEQTSGSGSGNDCKRSISLTANGAADSGAGLMSIIDKLPIISKASSLSIDSSVSPYDDFSGSNPGLSSCSEEEQPGQVQGRIKKRRRDAQLNETYDKSSLASVTEGILSKDLSPASNTDTDDLTFQQDEQLAKEQAESVIPVPLQLSSSSNRTSSVMETIIEAKETASPKKQVTLNNGHTMESLHATIEKQKQLLETVNEHGEQTAPPPPSQIPSSFVKLSDMDKPVKHDLQSPDSMSKSVGNNHRSSQLGQRLYRDENRARPHSWAMTRSTGNTLQNFTNSVDNIRSLSRLFPNFSKEFSNSLPNGMTLEQVQGQGQQVDYIQTDLSADSSLASSFSRSGMDESSLSCRQPRRLGEDLLKMFLQEIATDMLVEVHGRRIRAHKCILRSRCQYFAAMLAGHGSQSVVSLQGYSYAAVHFALCHIYSGASHPPDGISLMELAALADLLGLEGLKEVTSHALKTNYCHNFHKPCSGCTDGILQVLPVALNHALDDLYRKCLRWTCRHYLKVWPTRQFAQLPPDILGRCRQQIVAYLTSETVLDTVLDCDHLLAQLSAYRWGHVCEQLVREILEAAYAYVGDHFASLIASDAFLSLGHDRSRHIPRLETLLLHTAAELTPEQACRSYQRVTRLNTVLQAKVIQMPASLGQSELARELQGLQEEQLDWQPEYIRLVGALVYAVEQCLIRQCSRAMRVTAWQRMDLELRKKIQTLARLTEPLDMKRQNGKPVSKAFSFGGSTRSQDLVQIKLAIQAQTKRAHAQETLLYKATQTQDAVQTADRGVQANHESREAGSKLLKSNSRAYVPHRASSQVASERNSLNLHRRTQSEAPPVTHKKPVPAPVAVAVIEPKTVQGKVTAVSAKLGEVRPRYLEPRKPRAAASAATNGHGAGPVRSATSSSIPANGGRKAPAKNLHISSSDSSRNSSPAAVRRGQNGTRLGNKSSNLSMDSLASPARRAKNSSRGPQDRYSSDQNSLAESMKSSVITNKTISHESLSSSSKLARIQQLNGHGKGAATGKIKATQRGSTVGNKSTRQLKQQHNAMASNGSSPSSVHTTKSAASRLSSVSSTLSTRELFKQRSISVPAGGTDGAAPNKGRHSFLSAKSREILAKRAEKNKLQQQQQQLKHSEAPVDERGGSVQLRSSAGPLRSSSHSAVSSMLQQHNLRNSLPSSIPTRRPNTLHLKKTTAAVTNGVGGGPTKAANANGLLTNGTYKSAQAVKQKLDLLIDAQMESGGPRERVESKLERSSTFCKDSADLDISELQIVE